In Arthrobacter alpinus, a single window of DNA contains:
- the phnE gene encoding phosphonate ABC transporter, permease protein PhnE, which produces MSNPVMMEIGRPAKPRHGTKSAAAVVLLVAITIWAGIGVQVDLPAIAANWRNATTNIVQLLQPDYSFFPKTVPALLETLQMAVIATAIGSAISLPLAFLASRATNPKPGLLAGVRFVMNMIRSVPDILFAAILVAVVGVGALSGIMALVLFNIGIIVKLVSESLDGEDAGAQEAALAAGASWPKANRAAMLPQILPSFASQVLYTFELNIRASTVIGLVGAGGLGILIDNVRSFFRYHELSLIILEILVLVLVLESVSSRLRKKLV; this is translated from the coding sequence GTGAGCAACCCAGTAATGATGGAAATCGGGCGTCCCGCCAAACCGCGCCATGGCACCAAGTCCGCTGCCGCCGTCGTGCTTCTCGTGGCAATCACCATCTGGGCCGGGATCGGCGTACAGGTTGACTTGCCGGCGATCGCGGCCAACTGGCGCAACGCCACCACCAACATTGTCCAGCTGCTCCAGCCCGATTACAGTTTTTTCCCGAAGACTGTTCCGGCACTCCTGGAGACGCTGCAGATGGCAGTGATCGCCACGGCGATCGGTTCGGCAATTTCGCTTCCGCTGGCGTTCTTGGCCTCGCGGGCCACCAATCCCAAGCCGGGACTGCTGGCCGGTGTGCGCTTCGTGATGAACATGATCCGCAGCGTTCCCGACATTCTGTTTGCCGCAATTCTTGTGGCCGTGGTGGGCGTGGGCGCTCTTTCGGGCATCATGGCCCTGGTGCTGTTCAACATTGGCATCATTGTGAAGCTGGTTTCGGAATCCCTGGACGGTGAGGACGCCGGCGCACAGGAAGCCGCATTGGCAGCCGGAGCCAGCTGGCCCAAGGCCAACCGCGCCGCCATGCTGCCGCAGATCCTTCCCAGCTTTGCGTCCCAGGTTTTGTACACCTTCGAGCTGAACATCCGTGCCTCAACGGTCATCGGACTGGTGGGTGCCGGTGGCCTTGGCATCTTGATTGACAACGTCCGCAGCTTCTTCCGGTACCACGAGCTGTCCCTGATCATCCTGGAAATCCTGGTGCTGGTGCTGGTCTTGGAATCGGTCTCCTCCCGGCTGCGAAAGAAGTTGGTATAG
- the phnC gene encoding phosphonate ABC transporter ATP-binding protein, with translation MEHTGADIRFNDVCVTYPNGYTGLKNINLSIPAGEMVGIVGLSGAGKSTLVRSINGLVPITSGNITVGAHQLNGRGAAQLRGKDLRELRSNVGMVFQSFNLAKRTTVINNVLMGRLYHSPAWRTLLGAWKNDDVELAMAALERVEIVPKAYEKASSLSGGQQQRVAIARTLAQRPKVILADEPVASLDPPTSHVVMRDLQRINAELGITVVVNLHFLDLARRYSDRLIGLRSGEVVFDGAGADADESVFENIYGRSLTAEDVLGSKAEL, from the coding sequence ATGGAGCACACCGGGGCGGATATCCGCTTTAACGATGTCTGCGTGACTTATCCCAACGGCTACACCGGCCTGAAGAACATCAATTTGAGCATTCCTGCCGGTGAAATGGTCGGCATTGTGGGCCTCTCCGGAGCCGGCAAATCGACACTGGTGCGCTCCATCAACGGCCTCGTCCCCATCACCAGCGGCAACATCACCGTGGGAGCGCATCAGCTCAACGGGCGCGGAGCCGCACAGCTTCGTGGCAAGGATCTGCGTGAGTTGCGCTCCAATGTGGGCATGGTTTTCCAGAGTTTCAACCTGGCCAAGCGCACCACAGTCATCAACAATGTCCTGATGGGAAGGCTGTATCACTCGCCCGCTTGGCGCACGTTGCTGGGCGCATGGAAGAACGACGACGTCGAACTCGCCATGGCGGCCCTGGAACGAGTCGAGATTGTGCCCAAGGCCTATGAAAAAGCCTCCAGCCTCTCTGGTGGGCAGCAGCAACGCGTGGCCATAGCCCGCACCTTGGCACAACGGCCCAAGGTCATCCTGGCCGACGAACCTGTAGCCTCACTCGACCCGCCCACCTCCCACGTGGTGATGCGCGATCTGCAACGCATCAACGCCGAATTGGGGATCACAGTTGTGGTCAACCTGCACTTCCTGGATCTGGCCCGCCGCTACAGCGACAGGCTGATCGGGCTTCGTTCGGGGGAGGTTGTCTTTGATGGTGCCGGTGCCGACGCTGATGAGTCGGTCTTTGAGAACATTTACGGCCGGTCGCTGACGGCCGAAGACGTCTTGGGCAGCAAGGCAGAACTGTGA
- the phnD gene encoding phosphate/phosphite/phosphonate ABC transporter substrate-binding protein, with the protein MIKFRFKLAALGALALTGTLALSSCGVSQDAADSASGGANSAVACTGTNDSSAAAPTKLTLALVPSGDAKKLVDTVKPLEDALTSRLGIPVTGVITADYQAAVEAIGANQAQIGMLPSLQMSQACDKYGAAPALQTVRKDKSSYAAQMFTNNPDKYCTDTPAEGPNGMLYCNGTASGNGSAGLDSVAKIKDATVAMLSPASPAGYIFPVAAMKAAGVAVEDVSPIKVTANDASVLAVYKGDAEVGFSYWDAREVVAKDNPDVGSKVVVFALTDEVPNDGVSISSKLSSDWQKKISDAMLDFADTPEGVKALTAIYQITGMKLADPESLRTTQEAARSIGLG; encoded by the coding sequence GTGATCAAGTTCCGTTTCAAACTCGCAGCCTTGGGCGCATTGGCACTGACCGGCACTCTCGCGCTTTCTTCCTGTGGCGTCAGCCAGGACGCGGCAGATTCTGCCTCAGGCGGGGCAAACTCGGCAGTGGCGTGTACCGGCACCAACGATTCCTCGGCCGCCGCGCCCACCAAATTGACGCTTGCGCTGGTTCCTTCAGGTGATGCCAAGAAGCTAGTTGACACCGTCAAGCCGCTTGAAGATGCCTTGACCAGCCGCTTGGGCATTCCCGTCACGGGCGTCATCACCGCCGATTACCAGGCTGCGGTTGAGGCCATCGGCGCCAACCAGGCCCAGATTGGCATGCTCCCTTCCCTGCAGATGAGCCAGGCCTGCGACAAGTATGGCGCCGCACCTGCCCTGCAGACGGTCCGCAAGGACAAGTCGAGCTACGCCGCACAAATGTTCACCAACAACCCGGACAAGTACTGCACCGATACGCCCGCCGAGGGACCCAACGGCATGCTGTACTGCAACGGGACGGCATCGGGCAACGGCTCCGCTGGGCTGGACTCGGTTGCAAAGATCAAGGACGCCACGGTGGCCATGCTCTCTCCTGCCTCCCCGGCCGGGTACATCTTCCCCGTGGCGGCCATGAAGGCCGCCGGAGTTGCTGTCGAGGACGTGTCGCCCATCAAGGTGACGGCCAATGACGCCTCTGTTCTAGCCGTTTACAAGGGCGATGCCGAGGTTGGCTTCAGCTACTGGGATGCTCGTGAAGTGGTTGCCAAGGACAATCCGGATGTCGGCAGCAAGGTGGTTGTCTTCGCACTGACGGATGAAGTACCCAACGACGGCGTGTCCATCTCCAGCAAGCTCAGCTCGGACTGGCAGAAGAAGATCAGCGACGCCATGCTCGATTTCGCGGACACCCCCGAGGGAGTCAAGGCGCTGACGGCCATCTACCAAATCACCGGCATGAAGCTGGCAGACCCGGAAAGCCTGCGGACCACCCAGGAAGCGGCCCGCTCCATCGGCCTCGGCTGA
- a CDS encoding HAD family hydrolase — MSTTTSAQLAAEQPLPILILDFDGTVCLGDGPVLAYAEAVADQIPKAAQKTLHQGLASFLAEDPNAPSYKDGYAAVAALAEGHLNSAGRHHAYLASRQRLAEGTVEIDAPDGLAGFLDSLDGVAFRLLLTNAPLNGVQESLSKLGLSNSVDLIIPDARKPAGFTDLLPILLANKAPYELLSVGDVWSNDIDLPAREGCATAFIDRFEHRTGAATLRAPRFELLYDAISDWAHDPAAFISTQPSMSTLLSEKAPQ; from the coding sequence GTGAGTACAACCACGTCAGCTCAGCTGGCCGCAGAACAACCCCTCCCGATACTAATTCTTGATTTTGACGGCACCGTTTGCCTCGGCGACGGCCCAGTTCTTGCCTACGCCGAGGCGGTTGCCGATCAAATTCCGAAAGCAGCCCAAAAGACTCTTCACCAAGGATTGGCCTCCTTTCTTGCCGAAGACCCAAACGCGCCTTCCTACAAGGACGGCTATGCGGCGGTTGCCGCCCTCGCAGAAGGCCACCTCAATTCAGCCGGGCGCCACCACGCTTACCTTGCGAGCCGGCAACGGCTCGCTGAGGGCACCGTGGAAATCGACGCACCAGATGGATTGGCCGGCTTTCTCGACAGCTTGGACGGCGTCGCCTTCCGGCTTCTCTTGACCAATGCTCCACTAAATGGTGTGCAGGAATCCTTGTCCAAACTCGGCTTGTCCAATTCCGTGGACCTGATCATTCCCGATGCCCGCAAGCCCGCGGGTTTCACAGATCTGCTTCCCATCCTGCTGGCAAACAAGGCCCCCTACGAGTTGCTCAGCGTTGGCGATGTCTGGAGCAATGACATTGATCTGCCAGCCCGCGAGGGCTGCGCCACCGCCTTCATTGACCGATTCGAACACCGCACCGGCGCTGCCACCTTGCGCGCCCCCCGGTTTGAACTGCTGTATGACGCAATATCCGACTGGGCCCACGATCCGGCCGCTTTTATTTCCACCCAACCCAGCATGTCCACTCTCCTTTCAGAAAAGGCACCACAGTGA
- a CDS encoding M20/M25/M40 family metallo-hydrolase encodes MSKGTARPLSRVIAAALTVGAAGTAAVIGARAFRAGMGGASGSNPAGIRSGGPGVVAPSGFTSSGSEMEAGESGSRFAQKAADRLSELITFRTVFSGSRDQIELEEFTGFIETLERLYPAVHSSLHREFVNGHALLFKWPGSGFEAAAKPAVFMAHYDVVPVDSRDDWTHPGFSGHQDGEYVWGRGALDDKGALVVIMEAVESLLKEGFAPAHDVYLSFGNNEETAGDSAVVAAALLAKRGVAPWLVLDEGGAVAADAFPGLKAPAAVIGVAEKGILDLELLTRGAGGHASTPPRMGATARLAQAVVALEETPFPASMPEPIVEMMRRIGMNSGFALRIVTENMWAFKSLLTQAFGLVGDETRALTRTTVAVTMLEGSKAANVLASTARANANIRIAVGESIESVVEHVRTIIDDPSVELRVISGHNPSSISSFENEQFLLLTRAVEASYPDAVVAPYIQTGATDSRNFTSISPAVYRFSPLLMDASDRGSLHAVNERVRISSLGSGVVFYRELLRGLV; translated from the coding sequence ATGAGTAAAGGAACAGCCCGTCCCCTCAGTCGTGTAATTGCCGCAGCTTTGACGGTTGGAGCGGCGGGGACCGCTGCCGTCATAGGGGCTAGGGCGTTTCGAGCCGGCATGGGCGGAGCCTCTGGCAGTAACCCGGCTGGGATTCGTTCGGGCGGGCCGGGAGTTGTCGCGCCGTCGGGCTTTACAAGTTCGGGTTCAGAAATGGAAGCTGGCGAGAGTGGAAGCCGTTTTGCCCAGAAGGCTGCGGACCGGCTCAGTGAACTCATCACATTCCGGACGGTGTTTTCTGGTTCCCGGGATCAAATAGAACTCGAAGAATTCACCGGTTTCATTGAGACGTTGGAGCGGCTTTATCCGGCCGTGCATTCCTCATTGCACCGAGAATTTGTCAATGGTCATGCCCTGTTGTTCAAGTGGCCCGGCTCAGGGTTTGAGGCCGCAGCAAAGCCAGCAGTTTTTATGGCTCATTACGATGTTGTTCCCGTGGATAGTCGAGACGATTGGACGCACCCCGGGTTCTCCGGCCATCAAGACGGGGAGTACGTGTGGGGGAGAGGGGCTTTGGATGACAAGGGCGCGCTGGTTGTCATCATGGAGGCTGTTGAGTCTCTTCTGAAAGAGGGGTTTGCGCCCGCCCACGATGTCTACTTGTCGTTTGGCAATAACGAAGAAACTGCCGGAGACAGCGCAGTTGTGGCTGCGGCGTTGCTGGCCAAACGCGGAGTTGCGCCGTGGCTTGTGCTAGATGAAGGTGGTGCTGTTGCAGCAGATGCATTCCCCGGCCTGAAGGCGCCTGCGGCTGTCATTGGAGTTGCAGAAAAGGGCATTCTGGATTTGGAGCTTCTGACGCGCGGCGCAGGCGGTCACGCCTCCACACCGCCGCGTATGGGGGCCACTGCACGATTGGCACAGGCCGTAGTTGCATTGGAGGAGACACCGTTTCCGGCGTCAATGCCGGAACCGATTGTTGAAATGATGCGCCGGATTGGGATGAACAGCGGTTTTGCCCTCCGGATCGTGACTGAGAATATGTGGGCCTTCAAATCATTGCTGACTCAGGCCTTTGGGCTTGTGGGCGATGAAACCCGGGCACTGACTCGCACCACAGTGGCGGTGACCATGTTGGAGGGAAGTAAGGCAGCAAATGTGTTGGCATCCACGGCACGAGCCAATGCCAACATCAGAATCGCAGTCGGAGAGAGCATTGAATCTGTGGTTGAACACGTGCGCACAATTATTGACGATCCTTCGGTCGAGCTGAGGGTAATCTCCGGACACAACCCCTCGTCAATTTCTTCGTTTGAAAATGAGCAGTTCTTGTTGCTGACGCGCGCCGTTGAAGCATCCTATCCAGACGCGGTGGTGGCTCCGTACATCCAAACCGGGGCCACGGATTCAAGGAATTTCACGTCAATTTCCCCTGCCGTCTACCGCTTCTCACCGCTCCTCATGGATGCTTCCGATCGAGGCAGCCTGCACGCTGTCAACGAACGAGTTCGCATCAGTTCACTTGGTTCTGGCGTGGTGTTTTACCGCGAGCTTTTGCGGGGATTGGTTTAG
- a CDS encoding DUF6318 family protein has product MMDSNTTTTHAITMQGHGQPHQHHHGDRHQHRHGDGYGYRSGRRGWVVPGVVVFLSVMLVLSGCTSSGDDPSPGVTSPAGTAGETTPPTTTTAVPPPTAAVYKPASDTGPAENVPKPVLPAKAQEFSKEGLIAFTEYWYSTLGYAFETGDPEPMMTISAPDCKTCSVMGKGVAAGHEGDKWIMGGKMVIGVPSTSFVPTADGSYQVITMARQEQVKYYKADKTLSKDLGVHVAEEDILIGSYQDGAWLAITVEHLDGPSPS; this is encoded by the coding sequence ATGATGGATAGCAACACCACAACCACACACGCCATAACCATGCAGGGACACGGCCAGCCACACCAACACCACCACGGCGACCGGCATCAGCACCGGCACGGCGACGGGTATGGGTATCGAAGCGGGCGCCGTGGGTGGGTGGTTCCAGGGGTGGTGGTGTTCCTTAGCGTGATGCTTGTCCTGTCTGGGTGCACCAGTTCCGGTGATGATCCGAGCCCAGGAGTCACCTCACCGGCGGGCACAGCAGGAGAAACCACACCCCCCACCACGACCACGGCCGTGCCGCCGCCCACGGCCGCGGTCTACAAGCCCGCGAGCGATACCGGTCCAGCCGAAAATGTACCCAAACCCGTGTTACCGGCGAAAGCCCAAGAATTCAGCAAGGAAGGCCTGATCGCCTTCACCGAATACTGGTACAGCACCCTGGGCTACGCCTTCGAAACAGGCGATCCCGAACCCATGATGACCATCAGCGCCCCGGACTGCAAGACATGCTCTGTTATGGGAAAAGGTGTCGCGGCCGGGCATGAAGGCGATAAATGGATCATGGGCGGGAAAATGGTCATCGGAGTCCCTAGCACGTCCTTTGTTCCGACGGCTGACGGGAGTTATCAGGTAATCACGATGGCCAGACAAGAACAAGTCAAGTACTACAAGGCAGATAAGACTCTGTCGAAGGACCTCGGAGTCCACGTTGCCGAGGAAGACATCCTTATTGGTTCATATCAAGACGGCGCATGGCTAGCCATCACGGTCGAGCATCTAGACGGCCCCAGCCCGTCATGA
- a CDS encoding HNH endonuclease signature motif containing protein translates to MSTTARQPEHRSPVGGDTRVGEHIHQLLNLAHALVHATTTATAAVGGGVVCGVQLGGLSDQELVGWAQDLEHLARFQQALNVQAAAEIAHRTSAGRYTALGTRGPKEMLAQSLQISTGEAARRLGLAEAILPTIDTITGTPAPPTQPVLGQAFLTGTIGQEQAIMVSKFVTDAQTLLHDGRISATTLHEVQSTLVTSGQNENPDFLRRIGTRVMSLLDPDGQQPGPAELRAKQGITFRQPRRGLVGFNGYLTLEQHETIMTIISRFTNPNHHKNINPTTTTNAGDTDTTAAADSAGLAGGVGRLQEQELTEQATLFEELAEFATLFTPTNPTPPDHSPTQSPAQSLGESPDDSSGASAPKASTQPPEPREPIDPSDPSGASGSLDPSGPGDAGWDPIWDDTGPLTPPEATTAPPTTTTNTGTGTTDGGVRVPPPGSEEMVAGLDPIDPNNTDPAVKDDRSYAQKLLDGVIDCLKLAARTDTLPLNGGLKAQLIITTRQEDLDRNDNQGLAFTVHHGPVPLTLFEQSLCDPDITRITLGTGQDILNAARTERLFTPAQRKLLLARDLGCTFPACTASALWCEAHHIIPWHQGGETNLNNAALLCSHHHTMIHTTDWTMELIHGTPHFTPHFTPPYLIDPTQTPRHNTYHHGLPTPTYPTTYNQGWNTQNNTNTTKQ, encoded by the coding sequence ATGAGTACAACGGCAAGACAGCCGGAACACCGTTCACCGGTGGGAGGCGATACACGGGTTGGTGAACACATTCATCAACTCCTCAATCTTGCCCACGCCCTCGTCCACGCCACCACCACCGCCACTGCTGCTGTTGGTGGTGGGGTGGTGTGTGGTGTTCAGCTGGGTGGGTTGAGTGATCAGGAATTAGTGGGCTGGGCTCAAGACCTAGAACATCTGGCCCGGTTCCAGCAAGCCCTCAACGTCCAGGCCGCAGCCGAAATAGCTCACCGCACCAGTGCCGGCCGCTACACGGCCCTCGGGACCCGAGGACCCAAGGAAATGCTCGCGCAATCACTACAGATCAGTACCGGTGAAGCCGCCCGCCGGCTCGGGCTAGCCGAGGCGATCCTGCCCACGATCGATACCATCACCGGGACCCCGGCCCCACCGACTCAACCCGTCCTGGGCCAAGCGTTCCTCACCGGAACAATCGGTCAAGAACAAGCCATCATGGTCTCTAAATTCGTCACCGACGCTCAAACCCTGCTCCACGACGGACGAATCAGCGCCACAACCCTGCACGAGGTCCAAAGCACCCTCGTCACCTCGGGACAAAACGAGAACCCAGACTTCCTACGCCGCATCGGTACCCGCGTCATGAGCCTTCTAGACCCCGATGGTCAACAACCCGGCCCCGCCGAACTCCGCGCTAAACAAGGCATCACCTTCCGCCAACCCCGCCGCGGACTCGTCGGCTTCAACGGCTACCTCACCCTAGAACAACACGAAACCATCATGACCATCATCAGCCGCTTCACAAACCCCAACCACCACAAAAACATCAACCCCACCACCACCACCAATGCAGGCGATACAGACACCACAGCTGCGGCAGACTCGGCGGGTCTGGCAGGTGGCGTGGGGAGGCTCCAGGAGCAGGAACTCACAGAACAAGCGACCTTATTCGAGGAACTCGCCGAATTCGCCACCCTGTTCACCCCCACCAACCCCACACCACCCGATCACTCCCCAACTCAATCCCCAGCTCAATCCCTGGGTGAATCCCCAGACGATTCCTCGGGTGCATCGGCGCCGAAAGCTTCTACCCAACCCCCGGAACCCCGAGAACCCATTGATCCCTCTGATCCCTCAGGTGCGTCAGGTTCTTTGGATCCCTCGGGGCCAGGCGATGCTGGGTGGGATCCGATCTGGGACGACACCGGACCCCTCACCCCACCAGAGGCCACCACCGCTCCACCCACCACCACAACCAACACTGGAACTGGCACAACGGATGGTGGGGTGCGGGTACCGCCCCCGGGCTCAGAAGAGATGGTCGCGGGTCTAGACCCGATCGATCCGAACAATACCGACCCGGCCGTGAAAGATGATCGGAGCTACGCGCAGAAACTCCTCGATGGCGTCATCGACTGCCTCAAACTCGCCGCCCGCACCGACACGCTCCCGCTCAACGGCGGACTGAAAGCTCAACTCATCATCACCACCCGCCAAGAAGACCTCGACCGCAACGACAACCAAGGCCTCGCCTTCACCGTTCACCACGGCCCCGTACCACTAACCCTGTTCGAGCAATCCCTGTGCGATCCCGACATCACCCGCATCACCCTGGGAACCGGTCAAGACATCCTCAACGCCGCCCGCACCGAACGACTCTTCACACCCGCCCAACGCAAACTCCTCCTCGCCCGCGATCTCGGCTGCACCTTCCCGGCCTGCACAGCATCAGCCCTCTGGTGCGAAGCCCACCACATCATCCCCTGGCACCAAGGAGGCGAAACCAACCTCAACAACGCAGCCCTGCTCTGCAGCCACCACCACACCATGATCCACACCACCGACTGGACCATGGAACTCATCCACGGCACCCCACACTTCACCCCACACTTCACCCCGCCCTACCTCATCGACCCCACCCAAACACCACGCCACAACACCTACCACCACGGCCTCCCCACACCCACCTACCCCACCACCTACAACCAAGGCTGGAACACCCAAAACAACACAAACACCACCAAACAATAA
- a CDS encoding MarR family winged helix-turn-helix transcriptional regulator produces the protein MSAAAHRRLTTDSWESLLHSQVSMMRELHKEPLFKEVGSREYDVLFSLSKCPTGWLRLNELNDNVLLTQPSISRMVDRLEDRGLIQRKTVEEDRRGVLVGLTEAGAELQKKVGRAHVQHIMEIMENALTDDEMGTLLALTGKLRRSILDR, from the coding sequence ATGTCTGCCGCGGCGCATCGCCGGCTGACCACAGACTCTTGGGAGTCGCTGCTTCATTCACAGGTTTCGATGATGCGTGAATTGCACAAGGAACCGCTCTTCAAGGAGGTCGGTAGCCGCGAGTACGACGTGCTCTTCAGCCTTTCGAAGTGCCCTACGGGGTGGCTACGGCTCAATGAGCTCAACGACAACGTTCTACTGACGCAACCGAGCATCTCTCGCATGGTCGATCGCTTGGAAGATCGAGGTTTGATTCAACGAAAGACAGTTGAGGAGGATCGACGCGGCGTCTTGGTCGGGCTGACAGAAGCCGGAGCCGAGTTGCAGAAGAAAGTTGGCCGGGCGCATGTTCAGCACATCATGGAGATCATGGAAAATGCCTTGACCGACGATGAGATGGGCACTCTGCTGGCTCTAACCGGCAAGCTGCGCCGATCGATTCTTGATCGATAA
- a CDS encoding LLM class flavin-dependent oxidoreductase: MQFGIFSVGDITMDPTTGRTPTEHERLKAITTIAKHAEDIGMDVFATGEHHNPPFYPSSPSTILAYIAAQTEKIILSTSTTLITTNDPVKIAEDFATLQHLADGRADIVLGRGNMGAVYPWFGKNNQDSVELTVENYSLLRRLWDEEVVNWEGKFRTPLRGFTSTPRPLDGVAPFVWHGAIRTPQVAEIAAYYGDGFFANNIFWPKEHYQQLIGLYRERYAHYGHGTPEQAIVGLGGQFFIRKNSQDAVNEFRPYFDNAPVYGHGPSMEDFTSQTPLTVGSPQELIEKTLTFRDYFGDYQRQLFLVDHAGLPLKTVLEQLDLFGSEVLPTLRKEFAANRPASVPDAPTFEARRAAAQAAAVTSASAEVK; encoded by the coding sequence CACCGAACACGAGCGCCTGAAGGCAATCACCACCATCGCCAAGCACGCTGAAGACATCGGCATGGACGTTTTTGCTACCGGAGAGCACCACAACCCACCGTTCTACCCCAGCTCCCCCTCGACGATCCTGGCCTACATTGCTGCCCAGACCGAGAAGATCATCCTCTCCACCAGCACTACCTTGATCACCACCAATGATCCGGTAAAGATCGCCGAAGATTTCGCCACCCTGCAGCATCTGGCCGATGGCCGTGCAGACATCGTCTTGGGCCGTGGCAACATGGGCGCCGTTTACCCTTGGTTCGGCAAGAACAACCAGGATTCAGTAGAACTGACGGTGGAAAACTACTCCCTGCTGCGCCGCCTGTGGGACGAAGAAGTTGTCAACTGGGAAGGCAAGTTCCGCACTCCCCTGCGCGGATTCACCTCCACGCCCCGCCCGCTCGACGGCGTCGCCCCCTTCGTCTGGCATGGTGCCATCCGCACCCCTCAGGTCGCGGAGATTGCTGCTTACTACGGTGATGGTTTCTTCGCCAACAACATCTTCTGGCCCAAGGAGCACTACCAGCAGTTGATTGGCTTGTACCGCGAACGCTACGCACACTATGGCCACGGCACCCCGGAGCAAGCCATCGTGGGATTGGGTGGACAGTTCTTCATCCGGAAGAACTCGCAGGATGCCGTCAATGAATTCCGCCCCTACTTCGACAATGCCCCGGTCTACGGTCATGGCCCGTCGATGGAGGACTTCACGTCGCAAACGCCTCTGACCGTGGGCAGCCCGCAGGAACTGATTGAAAAGACGCTGACGTTCCGCGACTACTTCGGCGACTACCAACGCCAGTTGTTCTTGGTTGACCATGCCGGCCTGCCTCTCAAGACAGTTCTGGAGCAGCTTGATCTGTTTGGTTCCGAGGTACTTCCGACGCTCCGCAAGGAATTTGCCGCCAACCGGCCGGCATCTGTTCCGGACGCGCCGACGTTTGAGGCTCGCCGCGCCGCCGCCCAGGCTGCTGCTGTCACCTCAGCCTCAGCGGAGGTGAAGTAG